DNA from Candidatus Cloacimonadota bacterium:
CGGTTTTTCTTCAATTTTGTGATGCTCAATTGCAGCTCTCATTATCAATTTTTCAACCTTTTTTACAGGTGATCCATAAGCAACTCCGACCACTACTTTCCTGCGAACGATTGTGTCAATTAGCGACCAATTGGTGATTGTATTCTCCATCAATTTACTATTCGGGATTGTGATTCTCATATTATCAAAAGTTCGGATTCTCGTTGAGCGAGCCCCAATATGTTCGATAATTCCTGAATTGTTCTCTACTTCGATAATATCACCAATTTTGTGCTGCTTTTCACTCATTAAGACCATCCCACTAATAAAATTATTGAGAAGTTCTTTGCTTCCGAAACCAACTCCGATCGCAAGCGAACCACCTATAATCGTAAATGCTGTAAGGGGGATTCCGACAATTGACAGACAAAATAAGATTACAATTATGATAAGGATATATTTAATCAGAGTTTCAATATTTTTACTTGTATCAATATCTAAATCCATTCTTTTTTGAAAAAGTTTATTGATCTCTAACGAAAAATATTTAGATAATCGTAAACCAAAAATGAGAATTACAAATCCGATAATAAGATTACCCAAATTTACAGGATTATCCTTAATGTTGAAGATGTTTGCAGCCCATATTGACATAAGAACCTTAAAGGAAAAACCGAGGATGTTAAGAGAAAATGCTAAGATAATTACTCCAAAAAACAAGTAAAAAAGATTTTCAATTAACTTGTTTGTTTTTACATCCTCAACCTTCTTCTTGAAGAACGGAAAAATCAGTTTGACAAGCAGTTTTCTCATAATTATCCACAAAATCAAAAATAGTGAGATTGCTAATACAATATTCCCTAACTTTATTGAAATCACTTGATTAGAAATTATTCTGTAATTCCAAATAGGAACCAAAGTGTCATAAAAAGGATGGAGTTTTGAAATAATATTTTTAATCATAATTTATTAATCTCCGTTTGCGAAAATTTGTGTTGATAAATACGGTTTGGAAATAATCTGTAAACTTTTATGGAAAATTAATCTAATAGGATGAGTCCACTTAAAAACGGGGGTTAAACCATTTCGCCATGGGCGAATCTAAGGATAAAATGGTTAAATNNNNNNNNNNNNNNNNNNNNNNNNNNNNNNNNNNNNNNNNNNNNNNNNNNNNNNNNNNNNNNNNNNNNNNNNNNNNNNNNNNNNNNNNNNNNNNNNNNNNTTGATAAATACGGTTTGGAAATAATCTGTAAACTTTTATGGAAAATTAATCTAATAGGATGAGTCCACTTAAAAACGGGGGTTAAACCATTTCGCCATGGGCGAATCTAAGGATAAAATGGTTAAATTCATAGCTTATGTTTCTCATTAACCCCCGACTTACCTGATAAAAAAAATCTTTGCGAAAGATACTGGTTTTTTTGTCTTAAAGGTTTGATGAACATTTCCAGATCGCTTTTGGAGATAACTTTCGCAAAGATTTTTTTATCATTTTTTAAGAAAGATAAAAAGGGAGATGATAATTGCATATAATGTTTCGAGCGTGTGTGCTCTTCTTGCTTTTCTTTCAATCTGAGCACTTATACTTTTGTTAAGTGCAAAACATTTCTAAACAAAGGACAACTTTCGAAACCTACTAATTGCCCTTTTCTTAATCATCTTTGCCCTTTCGAGCAGGAACAAGTCTGTACTTTCACGCACTCTTTTAACTGCTTTTGCAGATAAAATTCCGGCTAACAAAAAGTATTTACGGACGAACACAACGAAAACCTACATTGTTGTTGCTATTAGTCGGATTGTTGTTGTTGCGATTCCAAGATTGCAGGTTGTTTGTGTTGTTGTTCCAACTACCACCGCGTTTGACACGGTTGGAAGAATTAACGACCTATCCCTTTGTAAATATACTA
Protein-coding regions in this window:
- a CDS encoding mechanosensitive ion channel, translating into MIKNIISKLHPFYDTLVPIWNYRIISNQVISIKLGNIVLAISLFLILWIIMRKLLVKLIFPFFKKKVEDVKTNKLIENLFYLFFGVIILAFSLNILGFSFKVLMSIWAANIFNIKDNPVNLGNLIIGFVILIFGLRLSKYFSLEINKLFQKRMDLDIDTSKNIETLIKYILIIIVILFCLSIVGIPLTAFTIIGGSLAIGVGFGSKELLNNFISGMVLMSEKQHKIGDIIEVENNSGIIEHIGARSTRIRTFDNMRITIPNSKLMENTITNWSLIDTIVRRKVVVGVAYGSPVKKVEKLIMRAAIEHHKIEEKPKPTVLFLDFADSSLVFEVRFWTNFEKPIDMLQIESDLRFRIEELFRKADIEIAFPQLDVHLDSNRPIGKSENG